In a genomic window of Xylophilus rhododendri:
- a CDS encoding 3-oxoacid CoA-transferase subunit A, which translates to MINKIAPNLRAAVAGITDGASVMVSGFGDSGLPFELLHALVEQGPRDLTIISNNAGTGDHALAALLAAGRVRKMVCTYPKSSGAHVFAGLFKAGRIELELVPQGTLLERMRAGGAGLGPFFTPTGYGTPIAEGKEQRVIDGRGFVMEQPLRADFALVRAYQADRWGNLTYRLAGRGFGPTMCMAARHAIAQVDDVLPLGAIAPDAVVTPGIFVACAVRKDSHG; encoded by the coding sequence GTGATCAACAAGATCGCCCCCAACCTGCGCGCCGCCGTGGCCGGCATAACCGACGGCGCCTCCGTCATGGTCAGCGGCTTTGGCGACTCGGGCCTGCCCTTCGAGCTGCTGCATGCCCTGGTCGAACAGGGCCCCAGGGACCTCACCATCATCAGCAACAACGCCGGCACCGGCGACCATGCCCTGGCCGCGCTGCTGGCCGCGGGCCGGGTGCGCAAGATGGTGTGCACCTATCCCAAGTCCTCCGGCGCGCATGTCTTCGCCGGCCTCTTCAAGGCCGGCAGGATCGAGCTGGAACTGGTGCCCCAGGGCACGCTGCTGGAGCGCATGCGCGCCGGCGGCGCCGGCCTCGGCCCCTTCTTCACGCCCACCGGCTACGGCACGCCCATCGCCGAGGGCAAGGAGCAGCGGGTCATCGACGGCCGCGGCTTCGTGATGGAGCAGCCGCTGCGCGCCGACTTCGCCCTGGTGCGCGCCTACCAGGCCGACCGCTGGGGCAACCTCACCTACCGGCTGGCCGGCCGCGGCTTCGGCCCGACCATGTGCATGGCCGCCCGCCATGCCATCGCCCAGGTGGACGACGTGCTGCCCCTGGGCGCCATCGCACCGGACGCGGTCGTCACCCCCGGCATCTTCGTGGCCTGCGCGGTACGCAAGGACTCCCATGGCTGA